One genomic segment of Hymenobacter psoromatis includes these proteins:
- a CDS encoding rhomboid family intramembrane serine protease, translating into MFNLTPTVRNLLLFNVAVFLAQQNIRLDPSITQLGSLYPLGSAFFHFWQFFTYMFLHGSWGHIFSNMFGLMVFGPMLEQRWGGQRFLAFWLMCGVGAGVLYQSLPLYQSHKTEVAYTDFKANPAAYEYDQFMKSSGFQEPADEQAAAALARNPTDQGLRQELLGRVEAVHEAIHTLPIGGMLGASGALFGVMFAFAYLFPNTELYLLFIPFPIKAKYLVFFYALYELYSGLHQAPGDTVAHLAHIGGLLIGFIIVKIWEDGRTRFY; encoded by the coding sequence ATGTTCAACCTCACGCCTACCGTTCGCAACCTGCTGCTGTTTAACGTGGCAGTTTTTCTGGCCCAGCAAAATATCCGGCTCGACCCCTCCATTACGCAGCTGGGTAGCCTCTACCCGCTGGGGTCGGCCTTTTTTCACTTCTGGCAGTTTTTCACCTATATGTTTCTGCATGGCAGCTGGGGGCATATTTTTTCCAATATGTTCGGGCTGATGGTGTTTGGGCCCATGCTGGAGCAGCGCTGGGGCGGGCAGCGCTTTTTGGCGTTCTGGCTCATGTGCGGGGTAGGGGCCGGCGTGCTCTATCAGAGCTTGCCCCTCTACCAGTCGCATAAAACGGAGGTGGCCTACACCGACTTCAAGGCCAACCCCGCTGCCTACGAGTACGACCAGTTTATGAAATCCAGCGGCTTTCAGGAGCCGGCCGATGAGCAGGCCGCCGCCGCGCTGGCCCGCAACCCCACCGACCAGGGCCTGCGCCAGGAGCTGCTGGGGCGCGTCGAGGCGGTGCACGAGGCCATCCATACCCTACCCATCGGCGGCATGCTGGGGGCGTCGGGCGCGTTATTCGGGGTCATGTTTGCCTTCGCCTACCTCTTTCCCAACACGGAGCTGTACCTGCTTTTCATTCCATTTCCTATTAAAGCCAAGTACCTCGTATTTTTCTACGCGCTTTACGAGTTATACAGTGGCCTGCACCAAGCCCCCGGCGACACGGTGGCCCACCTGGCCCACATCGGCGGGCTGCTGATTGGGTTTATTATCGTCAAAATCTGGGAAGACGGGCGCACCCGCTTTTACTAA
- a CDS encoding rhomboid family intramembrane serine protease — MSFTQDIREAFARRDNALNQLLILNGLVFAVLIILRAIFFISQSDAIYVLIMRQLALSSDGFVLLRHPWTLLTYAFVHEGFLHVLFNMLNLYWFGQIIREYLGDRRLVSLYVLGALAGAVFFLLAYNFIPVLRPGVGLPVIGASASVTAIIVAAATLLPDYTFMLFIIGAVKIKWIAVAVVLISLAGINGGNPGGEITHLGGALLGYFFIKQMKAGRDMGQPVIAVGSWFSRLFQRRPAMQVTHRSTVAAPRVGAAAAGKSAGSATPPEEVDLILDKISRSGYESLSKDEKQKLFRASQQ; from the coding sequence ATGAGTTTTACCCAGGATATCCGCGAGGCGTTTGCGCGCCGCGATAATGCGTTAAACCAGCTCCTTATCCTCAACGGGCTGGTGTTCGCGGTGCTCATCATACTGCGGGCCATCTTCTTCATCTCGCAGTCCGATGCCATCTACGTGCTCATCATGCGCCAACTGGCGCTTTCGTCGGATGGCTTCGTGCTGCTGCGCCACCCCTGGACGCTGCTCACCTACGCTTTCGTGCACGAAGGCTTCCTGCACGTGCTGTTTAATATGCTGAACCTCTACTGGTTCGGGCAGATTATTCGGGAGTACCTGGGCGACCGGCGGCTGGTGAGCCTCTACGTGTTGGGCGCGCTGGCGGGTGCGGTGTTCTTTCTGCTAGCCTATAATTTTATTCCCGTGCTGCGGCCTGGGGTAGGGCTGCCCGTCATCGGGGCCTCGGCATCGGTCACGGCCATTATCGTGGCCGCGGCCACGCTGCTGCCCGACTACACCTTTATGCTCTTTATCATTGGGGCAGTTAAAATCAAGTGGATAGCCGTGGCGGTGGTCCTGATTTCGCTGGCCGGCATCAATGGGGGCAACCCCGGCGGCGAAATCACCCACCTCGGCGGGGCGCTGCTAGGCTACTTTTTCATCAAGCAAATGAAGGCCGGGCGCGACATGGGCCAGCCCGTGATAGCCGTGGGCAGCTGGTTTAGCCGGCTGTTTCAGCGCCGCCCCGCCATGCAGGTGACGCACCGCAGCACCGTGGCCGCGCCGCGCGTGGGGGCTGCTGCGGCCGGCAAGTCGGCCGGCAGCGCTACCCCTCCCGAAGAGGTTGACCTCATCCTGGATAAAATCTCGCGCTCGGGCTACGAAAGCCTGTCGAAGGATGAGAAGCAGAAGCTATTTCGCGCCAGCCAGCAGTAG
- a CDS encoding RNA polymerase sigma factor — protein MEALSLPLSALMTTAAGQDQQIQTAVREQRGRLLRFIERRVPDPAEAEDILQDVFAELVESYRLLKPVEQAAAWLFRVARNRIIDRYRRVPAQRTVSLDAPLGVGSDGDEPARLLQDVLPAPDDSPENRLLRETIMDALTDALAELPAEQRQVFVWHELEDKSFNEMVADTGVPLKTLISRKHYAVKHLRKRLQKLYDELFTD, from the coding sequence ATGGAAGCCCTTTCCCTACCCCTCTCCGCGCTTATGACGACCGCCGCCGGCCAGGACCAGCAGATACAGACCGCGGTGCGCGAGCAGCGCGGCCGGCTGCTGCGCTTTATTGAGCGGCGGGTGCCCGACCCGGCCGAGGCCGAAGATATTTTGCAGGATGTATTTGCTGAGCTGGTGGAAAGCTACCGCCTGCTCAAGCCCGTGGAGCAGGCGGCTGCCTGGCTCTTCCGGGTGGCCCGCAACCGCATCATCGACCGCTACCGCCGCGTGCCGGCCCAGCGCACGGTATCCTTGGATGCGCCGCTGGGGGTAGGAAGTGACGGCGACGAGCCCGCCCGCCTGCTGCAAGACGTGCTGCCTGCCCCCGACGACTCGCCCGAAAACCGCCTGCTGCGCGAAACCATCATGGACGCCCTCACCGACGCCCTAGCCGAGCTGCCCGCCGAGCAGCGCCAAGTCTTCGTGTGGCACGAGCTGGAGGATAAGTCCTTCAACGAGATGGTGGCCGACACCGGCGTGCCGCTCAAAACCCTCATCTCGCGCAAGCACTACGCCGTGAAACACCTGCGTAAGCGCTTGCAAAAGCTTTACGACGAGCTGTTTACCGACTAG
- the nuoK gene encoding NADH-quinone oxidoreductase subunit NuoK, with product MTNASLVPAVIHEVPLQYYVFFATALFCIGVTGVLVRRNAIIIFMCIELMLNAVNILLTAFAAYRADPNGQVFVFFIMAVAAAEVSVGLGIIVMIYRNFQNTDVNLLSRLKG from the coding sequence ATGACCAACGCTTCCCTCGTGCCCGCCGTCATCCACGAAGTACCCTTGCAGTACTACGTGTTTTTCGCCACTGCTCTCTTCTGCATCGGCGTAACGGGGGTGCTCGTGCGGCGCAACGCCATCATTATCTTCATGTGCATTGAGTTGATGCTCAACGCCGTGAATATTCTGCTGACCGCCTTTGCCGCCTACCGCGCCGACCCCAACGGGCAGGTGTTCGTGTTCTTCATCATGGCCGTAGCCGCCGCCGAAGTCTCGGTCGGCCTGGGTATTATCGTCATGATTTACCGCAACTTCCAGAATACCGACGTCAACCTGCTCAGCCGGCTGAAAGGGTAG
- the nuoL gene encoding NADH-quinone oxidoreductase subunit L has protein sequence MQEIVLPAASAPFPTLLYLLIPGLPFLGFLLNGLLNKKLSGTVAGALGTFTVLGSFGLSLFLFLNFQYQYTVHLFDWISVGSLQIPFSYQIDQLSLIMLLLITGVGTLIHLYSIGYMHHDENVGKFFSFLNLFVFSMLILVLGANFVILFIGWEGVGLCSYLLIGFWNTNTSYNNAAKKAFIINRIGDLGFLLGIFLLYLTFNSVEYGEVFQKASLGQFGNYGVSVVTAITLLLFVGAMGKSAQLPLYTWLPDAMAGPTPVSALIHAATMVTAGVYLVLRSNILFTLAPQTLEVVGIVGLATALFAATIGLAQNDIKKVLAYSTVSQLGYMFLALGVMGYTSAFFHVLTHAFFKALLFLGAGSVIHAMSNEQDMRRMGGLRKALPITFLTMLIGCLAISGIPPFAGFFSKDEILSHVYEHNKVMWAIGVFTSFLTAFYMFRLLFLTFFGEFRGTEEQRHHLHESPASMTLPLIVLAILSTVGGFMGAPMLFGGRHYLSDYLAPIFTYSHRIMPAASSTELSQGTEWMLIGISVGVALAGLILAYVLYIARAERPAEEETQRSAIDSLVYHKYYVDELYNAVFVKPTMALSKGLYKFVENGVINPLTNGVGRATLAGGQLLRFVQTGSVETYLILMVLGIVLILGLNFGRL, from the coding sequence ATGCAAGAAATAGTCCTCCCCGCCGCTTCCGCGCCTTTTCCTACCCTGCTTTACCTCCTCATTCCGGGGTTGCCTTTTCTGGGTTTTCTGCTTAATGGTCTGTTAAACAAAAAGTTGTCGGGTACAGTGGCCGGCGCGCTGGGCACGTTCACGGTGCTGGGCTCGTTCGGGCTGTCGTTGTTTCTGTTCCTGAATTTCCAGTATCAGTACACCGTTCATCTATTTGACTGGATTTCAGTAGGTTCACTGCAAATTCCGTTCAGCTACCAGATTGACCAGCTCAGCCTGATTATGCTGCTGCTGATAACGGGGGTAGGGACGCTCATTCACCTCTATAGCATCGGCTACATGCACCACGATGAGAACGTGGGGAAGTTCTTTAGCTTCCTTAATCTCTTCGTATTCAGTATGTTGATTCTGGTGCTGGGGGCAAATTTTGTTATTCTATTCATTGGCTGGGAAGGGGTAGGGCTGTGCTCCTACCTGCTCATCGGCTTCTGGAACACCAATACCAGCTACAACAACGCGGCTAAGAAAGCTTTCATCATCAACCGCATCGGCGACCTGGGCTTTCTGCTCGGTATTTTTCTATTGTACCTGACTTTCAACTCGGTAGAGTACGGTGAGGTGTTTCAGAAGGCCAGCCTGGGACAGTTCGGTAACTACGGCGTGAGCGTGGTTACGGCCATTACGCTGCTGCTATTCGTGGGTGCGATGGGCAAGTCGGCGCAGCTGCCGCTCTACACCTGGCTACCCGACGCGATGGCCGGCCCTACCCCCGTCTCGGCCCTCATCCACGCCGCTACGATGGTCACGGCGGGCGTGTACCTCGTGCTGCGCTCCAATATTCTCTTTACGCTGGCTCCGCAAACGCTGGAAGTTGTGGGCATTGTCGGCCTCGCCACAGCGCTGTTCGCGGCCACTATTGGCCTGGCGCAGAACGATATCAAGAAAGTGCTGGCATATTCCACGGTGTCGCAGCTGGGTTATATGTTCCTGGCGTTGGGGGTGATGGGCTATACCTCGGCGTTCTTCCACGTGCTGACGCACGCTTTCTTCAAGGCGCTGCTCTTCCTGGGTGCCGGTTCGGTGATTCACGCCATGAGCAACGAGCAGGACATGCGCCGCATGGGCGGCCTGCGCAAAGCCCTGCCCATCACGTTTTTAACGATGTTGATTGGCTGCCTGGCTATCAGCGGTATTCCGCCGTTTGCGGGCTTTTTCTCGAAAGATGAAATCCTGAGCCACGTGTATGAGCACAACAAGGTGATGTGGGCCATCGGCGTTTTCACCTCGTTCCTGACGGCCTTCTACATGTTCCGGCTGCTGTTTCTCACGTTCTTCGGTGAGTTTCGGGGCACCGAGGAGCAGCGCCACCACCTGCACGAGTCGCCGGCCAGCATGACGCTGCCGCTGATTGTGCTGGCGATTCTCTCGACCGTGGGCGGCTTTATGGGCGCGCCAATGCTCTTCGGCGGTCGCCACTACCTGAGTGACTATCTGGCTCCGATTTTCACGTATTCACACCGCATTATGCCGGCCGCTTCGTCAACTGAGCTGAGCCAGGGCACGGAGTGGATGCTCATCGGCATCTCGGTGGGCGTGGCGTTGGCGGGCCTCATCCTGGCCTACGTCCTCTACATCGCCCGTGCCGAACGCCCCGCTGAAGAAGAAACCCAGCGCTCGGCCATAGACAGTCTGGTGTACCACAAATATTACGTGGATGAGCTGTATAACGCGGTGTTCGTGAAGCCCACGATGGCCTTGTCCAAAGGACTCTATAAGTTCGTGGAGAACGGCGTCATCAACCCCCTCACCAACGGGGTAGGGCGCGCCACGCTGGCCGGCGGCCAGCTACTGCGCTTCGTACAGACCGGCTCCGTCGAAACCTACCTCATTCTCATGGTGCTGGGCATCGTGCTTATTCTGGGGCTGAATTTTGGTCGCTTGTAG
- a CDS encoding S9 family peptidase — protein sequence MQKLLPVLLLLVAPAMAQETQYQQPPAAIRDLLLAPPTPRVSLAGDGSVLAILAVQDFPTVAELSQPELRLAGLRLNPRTNGQSRVSYAVGMQFKRLPGGAETPVRDLPAQARISSPSWSPDNQHLAFTLTTPASEGIGGRVELWVADVATNTARRLLATPLNDVFGNSFEWVQDSQTLLAHTVPTGRGAAPAADATPTGPAVQETGSGKKSGARTYQDLLKNPADERIFEYYATAQLVRVTLADGRAQPLGQPGVVRAASPSPDGRFVLVRTAHRPFSYTLPISSFPQRIEVLDLASGSVVKTIADLPLADNVPTNFDAVPTGPRDHGWRSDAPATISYAEAQDGGDPKVKADVRDKVYLLPAPFGAAQELAALPLRYASMTWGTDHLALVDGYRWADRHETTWQLDPTAPGQPLKVLFDGSSQDTYHNPGSPVTRRNAQGRSVLRLAQSGQAIYLTGQGASPEGDRPFVDELNLTTRKTTRRWRSEAPYYEVPVVLFDGKKGQLELLTRREAADQVPNYYLRTLGKKGQPLALTHFANPYAAFGGSFRKQVLHYKRADGVALTANLYLPPNYKKTDGPLPTLMEAYPVEFKDKANAGQVSGSPYTFTRISWASPVYWVTQGYAVLESATVPIVGEGTAEPNDTYTEQLVSSAKAAIDEGQRLGVVDPARVAVMGHSYGAFMTANLLAHSDLFKAGIARSGAYNRTLTPFGFQGEERTYWQAKGVYDAMSPFNFADKIKTPILLIHGEADNNSGTFPIQSERFYAALKGQGATARYVVLPAEAHSYAARENLLHMLWEMDSWLNKYVKNPTPAVN from the coding sequence ATGCAAAAACTCTTACCCGTGCTGCTCCTGTTAGTGGCCCCCGCAATGGCCCAGGAAACCCAGTATCAGCAGCCGCCCGCCGCTATCCGCGACCTGCTGCTGGCCCCGCCTACCCCCCGCGTGAGCCTTGCCGGCGATGGCAGCGTGCTAGCCATTCTGGCGGTGCAGGACTTCCCGACCGTCGCCGAGCTGAGCCAGCCCGAGCTGCGTCTGGCCGGCCTGCGCCTCAACCCGCGTACCAACGGCCAGAGCCGCGTGAGCTACGCCGTGGGCATGCAGTTTAAGCGCCTGCCCGGCGGGGCCGAAACGCCCGTGCGGGACCTGCCCGCCCAGGCCCGCATCAGCAGCCCCAGCTGGTCGCCCGACAACCAGCACCTCGCCTTTACCCTGACTACGCCCGCCAGCGAGGGGATAGGGGGCCGGGTAGAATTGTGGGTGGCCGACGTGGCTACCAACACCGCCCGCCGCCTGCTGGCCACGCCGCTCAATGACGTGTTCGGCAACTCCTTCGAGTGGGTGCAGGATAGCCAGACGCTGCTGGCGCACACCGTGCCCACCGGGCGCGGCGCGGCCCCGGCCGCCGATGCTACCCCCACCGGCCCGGCCGTGCAGGAAACCGGCAGCGGCAAAAAATCGGGTGCCCGAACCTACCAGGATTTGCTGAAAAACCCCGCCGACGAGCGCATTTTTGAGTATTACGCCACCGCGCAGCTCGTGCGGGTGACGCTGGCCGATGGCCGCGCCCAGCCGCTGGGCCAGCCGGGGGTAGTGCGCGCGGCGTCGCCCTCGCCCGATGGCCGCTTTGTGCTGGTGCGCACCGCCCATCGGCCTTTCTCTTATACGCTGCCCATCAGCAGCTTCCCGCAGCGCATTGAGGTGCTGGATTTGGCCTCGGGTAGCGTGGTAAAGACCATCGCCGACCTGCCGCTGGCCGACAACGTGCCCACCAATTTCGACGCCGTGCCCACCGGCCCGCGCGACCACGGCTGGCGCAGCGACGCGCCCGCCACCATCAGCTACGCCGAGGCCCAGGATGGCGGCGACCCCAAGGTAAAGGCCGACGTGCGCGACAAAGTGTACCTGCTGCCCGCGCCCTTCGGCGCGGCGCAGGAGTTGGCGGCCCTACCCCTCCGCTACGCCAGCATGACGTGGGGCACCGACCACCTGGCCCTGGTGGATGGCTACCGCTGGGCCGACCGCCACGAAACCACCTGGCAGCTCGACCCTACCGCGCCCGGCCAGCCGCTGAAAGTGCTCTTCGATGGCTCGTCGCAGGATACCTACCACAACCCCGGCTCACCCGTGACGCGCCGCAATGCCCAGGGCCGTAGCGTGTTGCGGCTGGCGCAGAGCGGGCAGGCCATTTACCTCACCGGCCAGGGCGCTTCGCCCGAGGGCGACCGGCCTTTCGTGGATGAGCTGAACCTGACCACCAGAAAGACTACCCGCCGCTGGCGCTCCGAAGCGCCCTACTACGAGGTACCGGTGGTGCTGTTTGATGGCAAAAAAGGCCAGTTGGAGCTGCTGACCCGCCGCGAGGCCGCCGACCAGGTGCCCAACTACTACCTGCGCACGCTGGGCAAAAAAGGCCAGCCGCTCGCTCTCACGCACTTCGCCAACCCGTATGCCGCCTTCGGCGGTAGCTTCCGCAAGCAGGTGCTGCACTATAAGCGCGCCGATGGCGTGGCCCTCACCGCCAACCTCTACCTACCGCCCAACTATAAGAAAACCGACGGCCCGCTGCCCACGCTCATGGAAGCCTACCCCGTCGAATTCAAGGACAAGGCCAATGCTGGGCAGGTGAGCGGCTCTCCCTACACCTTCACGCGCATCAGCTGGGCCTCGCCCGTGTATTGGGTCACGCAGGGCTACGCGGTGCTTGAAAGCGCCACCGTGCCCATCGTGGGCGAAGGCACTGCCGAGCCCAACGATACCTATACCGAGCAGCTGGTGAGCAGCGCCAAAGCGGCCATCGACGAAGGCCAGCGCCTGGGCGTGGTGGACCCCGCCCGCGTGGCCGTGATGGGTCACAGCTACGGTGCCTTTATGACCGCTAACCTGCTGGCTCACTCCGACTTATTTAAAGCCGGCATCGCCCGCAGCGGGGCCTACAACCGCACGCTCACGCCCTTCGGTTTCCAGGGTGAGGAGCGCACCTACTGGCAGGCCAAGGGCGTGTACGACGCCATGTCACCCTTCAATTTTGCCGATAAAATCAAGACGCCCATTCTGCTCATTCACGGTGAGGCCGACAACAACTCGGGCACCTTTCCCATCCAGAGCGAGCGCTTTTACGCCGCCCTCAAGGGTCAGGGCGCTACGGCTCGTTACGTAGTGCTGCCCGCCGAGGCCCACAGCTACGCCGCCCGCGAAAACCTGCTCCACATGCTTTGGGAGATGGATTCGTGGCTGAATAAGTACGTGAAGAACCCCACGCCAGCCGTGAACTAG
- the bglX gene encoding beta-glucosidase BglX, producing the protein MKHRKSLFHAALLLALSLAGGSAQAQVRAKAPAKAKSQPAAPTPIAPTADPQMQKFVTSLLQKMTLEEKIGQLNLVSVGFDVTGPVVSQNVEANIKKGLVGGVLNTYTPVAARKLQDQAIQGSRLRIPLILGYDVIHGHRTIFPIPLGLAASWDLNAIEHSARIAAAEASADGLNWVYSPMVDIARDPRWGRVAEGAGEDPYLGSRIAEAMVRGFQGPTNDMTRPETVMACLKHFALYGAAEAGRDYNTVDMSRQRMYNEYLPPYRAAVRAGVGSVMSSFNDINGIPATANKWLLTDLLRKQWGFQGFVATDYTAINELEAHGMGDEKKVSELAINAGVDMDMVGEVFLKQLATNLKEGTVTQATIDQACRRVLEAKYKLGLFTDPYRGVTEERAKATLMKPAYLADARDITRRTLVLLKNDKQTLPLKNSVNIAVVGPLADRSRDMLGSWSGAGDGKQAISILQGIKNVGGAGVRVTYAQGANVIDDQQLIQRLNANEGELNIDPRPAETMIAEAVQAAQGADVVVAVVGESQGMTGEAASRADIGLPGRQLDLLKALKATGKPLVVVLANGRPLTLPWEDQNADAILETWFGGTQAGNAVADVLFGVYNPSGKLTMTFPRAVGQIPIYYNHKSTGRPYAGVLLDKYKSRYLDITNDPLYPFGFGLSYTTFTYGKPAVSQANIGPGQGLEVTVTVQNTGQYDGTEIAQCYLRDIVGSSTRPVQELKGFQKITLKKGESRQLTFYLAASDLKFYNDDLKFVSEPGEFQVMTGGNSRDVQMASFTLTK; encoded by the coding sequence ATGAAGCATCGCAAGTCGCTCTTCCACGCCGCTCTGCTGCTGGCGCTGAGCCTGGCCGGCGGCAGCGCCCAGGCGCAGGTCCGCGCCAAAGCCCCGGCCAAGGCCAAATCCCAGCCGGCCGCCCCTACCCCCATCGCGCCCACCGCAGACCCGCAGATGCAGAAGTTCGTGACGAGCCTGCTGCAGAAGATGACACTGGAAGAAAAAATCGGCCAGCTAAACCTCGTGTCGGTGGGCTTCGACGTGACCGGGCCGGTGGTGAGCCAGAATGTGGAAGCCAACATCAAAAAGGGCCTCGTGGGCGGGGTACTGAACACCTACACGCCGGTGGCGGCCCGCAAGCTGCAAGACCAAGCCATTCAGGGCTCGCGGCTACGCATTCCGCTGATTTTGGGCTACGACGTTATTCACGGGCACCGCACCATCTTCCCGATTCCGCTGGGCCTGGCCGCCAGTTGGGACCTCAACGCGATAGAGCACAGCGCCCGCATCGCGGCCGCCGAGGCCTCGGCCGATGGCCTGAACTGGGTGTACTCGCCGATGGTGGACATTGCTCGCGACCCGCGCTGGGGCCGGGTGGCCGAGGGCGCGGGCGAGGACCCCTACCTGGGCTCGCGCATTGCGGAGGCGATGGTGCGCGGCTTCCAAGGCCCAACTAATGACATGACCCGGCCCGAAACCGTGATGGCCTGCCTCAAGCATTTTGCCCTGTATGGCGCTGCCGAGGCCGGCCGCGACTACAACACGGTGGATATGAGCCGCCAGCGCATGTATAACGAATACCTACCCCCCTACCGGGCGGCGGTGCGGGCAGGCGTGGGCTCGGTGATGTCGTCGTTTAATGATATCAACGGTATTCCGGCCACGGCCAATAAATGGCTGCTGACCGACCTCTTGCGCAAGCAATGGGGCTTCCAGGGCTTCGTGGCCACCGACTACACGGCCATTAATGAGCTGGAGGCGCACGGCATGGGCGACGAGAAAAAGGTGTCGGAGCTAGCCATCAACGCGGGCGTGGATATGGACATGGTGGGCGAGGTCTTTCTCAAGCAGTTGGCTACCAACCTCAAGGAAGGCACCGTGACGCAGGCCACCATTGACCAGGCCTGCCGCCGGGTGCTGGAGGCCAAGTACAAGCTCGGCCTCTTCACCGACCCCTACCGGGGCGTGACGGAGGAGCGCGCCAAAGCCACGCTGATGAAGCCCGCCTACCTCGCCGATGCCCGCGACATTACGCGGCGCACGTTGGTGCTGCTCAAGAATGACAAGCAGACCCTACCCCTCAAAAACTCGGTGAACATTGCCGTAGTGGGCCCGCTGGCCGACCGCAGCCGCGACATGCTTGGCAGCTGGAGCGGGGCCGGCGACGGCAAGCAGGCCATCTCTATCTTGCAGGGAATCAAGAACGTGGGCGGCGCGGGCGTGCGCGTGACCTACGCTCAGGGTGCCAACGTAATCGACGACCAGCAGCTGATTCAGCGCCTCAATGCCAATGAAGGCGAGCTGAATATTGACCCGCGCCCCGCCGAGACCATGATTGCCGAAGCCGTGCAGGCCGCCCAGGGTGCCGACGTGGTGGTGGCCGTAGTGGGCGAAAGCCAGGGCATGACTGGCGAAGCCGCCAGCCGCGCTGACATTGGCCTGCCCGGCCGCCAGCTCGACCTACTCAAAGCGCTGAAAGCCACCGGCAAGCCACTAGTGGTAGTGCTCGCCAACGGCCGGCCGCTCACCCTGCCCTGGGAAGACCAGAACGCCGATGCCATCCTCGAAACGTGGTTTGGCGGCACGCAGGCCGGCAACGCGGTGGCCGACGTGCTGTTTGGGGTGTATAACCCGTCGGGCAAGCTCACGATGACGTTTCCGCGCGCCGTGGGGCAGATTCCAATTTATTACAACCACAAAAGCACCGGCCGTCCCTACGCCGGCGTGCTACTCGACAAATATAAATCGCGCTACCTAGATATTACGAATGACCCACTCTATCCCTTCGGTTTCGGCCTGAGCTACACTACGTTCACCTACGGCAAGCCCGCGGTGAGCCAGGCCAACATCGGCCCCGGCCAGGGCCTGGAAGTAACCGTGACGGTGCAGAACACTGGCCAGTACGACGGCACTGAGATTGCGCAGTGTTACCTGCGCGATATAGTGGGCAGCAGCACCCGCCCGGTGCAGGAGTTGAAGGGCTTCCAGAAAATCACTCTCAAAAAGGGCGAAAGCCGCCAGCTTACCTTCTACCTCGCGGCCAGCGACCTGAAATTCTACAACGACGACCTCAAGTTCGTGTCTGAGCCCGGCGAGTTTCAGGTGATGACCGGCGGTAATTCGCGCGACGTGCAGATGGCCAGCTTCACGCTGACGAAATAA
- a CDS encoding RagB/SusD family nutrient uptake outer membrane protein, which produces MPTSPATCAGRAPLFLFSPRPPAGQKSTGTVFWDGFRIPSQDSVQDARYSYKAYHSRTQKPNCGNTDCLPKNVRLMRYAEVLLIHAEAAAQLGQASAATTDLTAVRARAGLAPTPPTLANIWHERRVELALEHDRFFNLVRQESVQLGPIVPAMALHGKTFVKGKNEVFPIPQPQINLSGGVLTQNLGY; this is translated from the coding sequence ATGCCTACTAGCCCGGCGACGTGTGCCGGGCGGGCACCATTATTTTTATTCAGCCCACGGCCCCCGGCCGGGCAAAAATCGACCGGCACGGTATTCTGGGACGGTTTCCGCATCCCGAGCCAGGACTCGGTGCAGGATGCGCGCTACAGCTACAAAGCCTACCACAGCCGCACTCAGAAGCCCAACTGCGGCAACACCGACTGCCTGCCTAAGAACGTTCGCCTGATGCGCTACGCCGAGGTGCTGCTCATTCACGCCGAAGCCGCCGCGCAGCTGGGCCAAGCCAGCGCCGCTACTACTGACCTCACGGCCGTACGCGCCCGCGCCGGCCTGGCCCCTACCCCCCCCACGCTGGCCAACATCTGGCACGAGCGCCGCGTGGAGCTGGCCCTGGAGCACGACCGCTTCTTCAACTTGGTGCGCCAGGAGAGCGTACAACTCGGCCCCATCGTGCCCGCAATGGCCCTGCACGGCAAAACCTTCGTGAAGGGTAAAAACGAGGTATTTCCTATCCCACAGCCCCAGATTAATCTCAGCGGCGGTGTGCTGACCCAAAACCTCGGCTACTAA